A region of the Arthrobacter sp. FW306-07-I genome:
ATTCACGATGTCCGTGCCACGCAGCGACACCATGGTGCCCCACCGTCCCGCTGCTGCGGATTCGACCGCGGCCAGGCCCAGGCGGGTGGCAAGGACACGGTCGAAGGCCGTTGGCTCGCCGCCGCGCTGAATGTGGCCCAGGACCGTGGCCCGGGTTTCGATGCCGGTCCTCATCTGTAGTTCCCCTTCAAGCAGCAGCCCGATGCCTCCCAGTCGTGGCCTGCCGAAAGTATCCAGGCCGCGGGGGGCGTAAGGCGCAGGGTGCCCCTCGGGTGCGAAGGCTTCGGCCACCACCACAAGGGGAGCCCTGCCGCGGTCGCGGGCGGATACCACCCATGAACAGACCTGGTCCAGGGATACGGGATGCTCCGGTATGAGGATGGCGTGCGCGCCGGAGGCCATCCCGGAATGCAGGGCTATCCACCCTGCGTTGCGGCCCATGACTTCCGCCACCATGCAGCGGTGATGGGATTCGCCTGTGGTCCGCAGGCGGTCCATGGCTTCCGTGGCAGTCTGGACTGCGGTGTCAAAGCCAAAGGTGTAGTCCGTAGCGCCAAGGTCGTTGTCGATGGTCTTGGGCACCCCCACCACGTTGATGTCCTGCGCGCACAGTTCCCGGGCGGCCGCCAGCGTCCCCTCTCCCCCGATGGCGATCAGGCCTTCCAGGCCGTTGCGCCGAAAACAGCTCCGCACGCCATCGATTCCCTTCCCTACCAGCGGGTTGGTTCGCGACGTGCCCAGGATGGTTCCGCCCAGGCGCGAGATCCCACGGACGCTCGTCCGGGGCAAAGGAACGGCGTCCTGTTCAAGGACACCCCGCCATCCGTCCCTGAACCCCAGGAATTCGTATCCGTGCGCCACGTCCCCGCCCAGTACGGCTCCGCGGATGACCGCATTGACCCCCGGGCAGTCACCACCACTGGTGAGGATTCCCAGCCGTTTCACGACGCCGCCAGTCCGGGGGCCCGGGCAGGCAACGGGAAGTGCCGGGTCCGGCCGGGAGGCAGGACAACGTCGGTGCCGTACACATGCACCTTGATGGGGCCGGCGTCGCCAGGGGCGGAGGCGATGCTCATCCGCCCATCCTTGAGATGCACCCGAAGCCGGTGCCCCCGGTACAGGACTTCGAAGGCCACGCCGCGAAGACCCGTGGGCAGGTTGGGGGCGAACACGATGGTCTCCCCGCTGAACCGCAGGCCCGCGAAGCTGCGCTGCACCACGTCGATCGTGCCGCCCATTGCGCCTAAATGGATCCCCGCGCGGGTGGTGCCGTGCTGGGTGTCGTCCAAATCGGCGTCGAGCGCTTCCCGGAAGCTGTCCCAGGCCCTGTCCGCGTCCAGCCCTGCCAGGACGGATGCGTGTGCAACCCTGCTTAGCGTGGAGCCATGGGCCGTCCTGGCGAGGTAGTACTCAATGGTCCGGTTGAGTTGTTCCTGCCCGAACCCGTAATGCAGCCGCTGAAGCATGCTGACCAGTCCTTCGTGGCCCAGCAGGTACGGCAGCATCAGGACATCCGCCTGTTTTGCCAGTTTGTAGCAGTTGGTCGCGTCGTTCTCGGCTTCCAGGATCAGGTCCAGGCGTTCAATGTCACCGTACTCGTCCCGGTAATGCTCCCAATCAAGCTCCTTCAGATCCCCGTAGCCTTCGAACTGGCTGATGACGCCGTCACTGTGAAAGGGGACGTACATCGCGCTTCCCATGTGCGCCCACCCGGCTGTTTCCTCATCGGTGACACCGAGGCGTTCCATGAGCCCGGCACGCTCGCTGCCATGGAGGAAGGACAGGATGCCCGCCGCCTGGGCGCAGACCCACGCGGCCATGACGTTGGTGTAGGCATTATCGTCCAGGCCTGGTTTGTCCCGGCCAGGGTACCCCGTGTGGTATTCGTCCGGTCCCACCACGCCGCGCAGGTGGTACCGGCCGCCCTGCTCGTCGTAGCAGGCCAGGGATCGGAAGAACCTGGCAACCTCGATCACCAGCTCGGCCCCCTTTTGGAGGAGCCAAATCTTGTTCCCAGTGGCCTGGAAGTACTGCCAGGCGTTGAAGGCAACGGCCAGCCCCGAGTGGACCTGCAGATGCGAGTGGTCCTTCACCCACCTTCCGGACCTTTCGTTGTACAGCCATTTTGGCGTCTCCTCGGTCCCATCACTGCCGCTCTGCCATGGGAACTTGGCTCCTTCCAGTCCCGCCATCACTGCAGCATGCCGGGCAGCGGGAAGCCGCCGCCACCGGTAATCGAGCACGGAGCGGGCAATGTCGGGCGTCCTTGAGGTGAGCACCGGCAGGACGAACAGCTCATCCCAAAAGACGTGGCCGCGGTAGCCTTCGCCATGCAGGCC
Encoded here:
- a CDS encoding ATP-dependent 6-phosphofructokinase is translated as MKRLGILTSGGDCPGVNAVIRGAVLGGDVAHGYEFLGFRDGWRGVLEQDAVPLPRTSVRGISRLGGTILGTSRTNPLVGKGIDGVRSCFRRNGLEGLIAIGGEGTLAAARELCAQDINVVGVPKTIDNDLGATDYTFGFDTAVQTATEAMDRLRTTGESHHRCMVAEVMGRNAGWIALHSGMASGAHAILIPEHPVSLDQVCSWVVSARDRGRAPLVVVAEAFAPEGHPAPYAPRGLDTFGRPRLGGIGLLLEGELQMRTGIETRATVLGHIQRGGEPTAFDRVLATRLGLAAVESAAAGRWGTMVSLRGTDIVNVGLDEALGQLKVVPEARYKEAAVLFG